Proteins encoded together in one Myxocyprinus asiaticus isolate MX2 ecotype Aquarium Trade chromosome 9, UBuf_Myxa_2, whole genome shotgun sequence window:
- the LOC127445634 gene encoding proline-rich protein 36-like, translating into MPGGHSSLSLAQYIDLTLQIIGSTFTVGEVDAEPEFHDMAAAEPEFHVMAAKPEFHVMATKPEFLIMVAELAPSFAPCHVTATPQPAPCHVTATPQPAPCHVTATTEQLDLELVPTLIHTLSSPEQARGTFGPPTPPGPCEPWTSPWPVGPSTLPQIGVPSAPLRSFSLSALPGSLVPLAPPWSVGHLSLLWLSDPLAASHPSDPSAPPGTSFPTAPPWSSVPPAPPQSSNPPAPSCSSEPPAPPWSSLPSAPPWPFECSAIFRAQSSMALPLESLTAPPSMALPLKPLMAPPPTDSALVTCHTPQDTPPPAPYRTLNL; encoded by the coding sequence atgcctggcggtcacagttccctcagtctggctcaatatatcgacctcaccctacagatcattggttccacgttcactgtgggggaggtggatgccgagccagagttccacgacatggccgccgccgagccagagttccacgtcatggccgccaagccagagttccacgtcatggccaccaaaccagagttcctcatcatggtcgctgagctagcgccatcttttgctccatgccacgtcacagcaacgcctcagcctgctccatgccacgtcacagcaacgcctcagcctgctccatgccacgtcacagccacaactgagcagttggacctggagttggttcccacccttatacacacccttagttctcctgagcaggcaaggggaactttcggccctccaaccccgcctggaccctgCGAGCCCTGGACTTctccttggcctgtcggtccctcgacattgcctcagatcggagttccctcggctccactgcggtccttcagcctgtcggctttgccggggtcccttgtccctctggctcctccttggtctgtcggtcacctgtctctgctttggctctccgatcctctggctgcgtcTCATCCCTCCGATCcatcagctccaccagggacctccttccctacggctccaccttggtcctcagtcccaccggctccacctcagtcttccaatcccccagctccttcttgctcctccgagcctccagcaccgccttggtcctccctgccatcggctccaccctggcccttcgagtgtTCGGCTATTTTCCGGGCACAAAGTTCCATGGCTCTGCCGCtcgagtctctcacggctccgccttccatggctctgcccctcaagcctctcatggctccaccccccacggactctgccctggtcacaTGCCacacgcctcaagacacaccacccccagctccctacagaactttgaatttatga